Within the Ciconia boyciana chromosome 19, ASM3463844v1, whole genome shotgun sequence genome, the region cagaagagaTGCCCTAGAAACAGTTTAAAGTCTCCTATCAAAGCAGTCTCAGCTCAGCTGTAGAGCAGGGAAGGGATCCTTGCTTTGTCTCACTGATTTCACTGTGAGCTCTCCCAGGAAGGACATCCAACACACGTAGCACCTTATTTTAATGCAATCCCACTCTTAGTTGGAACTCTCTGCAGCATTTCTAACAGCAAAACTGACATTTTCACTGGGATGTGACCACGGAGGAAAGAATTAAACTTGGATCATGTGTTTCAACCCACTCACTGCAAATCCTGCAAAGACAGTTGCTCTGGAAGGCCTAATGCATCACCTGATGTAGGCAATTCCTTGGACTGAGATGACTGCGAGGCTGGTCGACTTCCACTGAACAAGTAGCCAGaatctaaaaagcaaaaatgaaacagtttgaaCCCAGCTGGCTCAGCTACTGGAGATCTATCCTTCAGAAATGTCACTGCATCATCTTGTCATCAATCTCAGAAGGGGACGGGTGGTAAATGTAGGTGGGAAAAATGTCCCTGTTTTCCTGGCTAGGCTATATGCCAGCATCAGAATAATCCacttttcccagctgcagcagaacaGATCTGTCCAGCAGGCTCCAAAAACAACCCTGTGACTGTATCACAGCCTGGCTTGCCTCtactttaaaaggaagaaggtGAAGATATGGTTGTATCCTTGTCTCACTAAAAGAGCCTTAAGGGGAGATCATAGGGTGAGATGAATTCCCATCTAGCTTTCAGGCATGGTAGCCATAATAAtgaagcaggagaggaagaaaaaaaaaaaaaaaggtcaattAAAAGTACTGAAGTCAGGAAAAAGAAGTGCTACAAATGAAACCTCAGAGCttaaatcaattatttttcttaggcACTTGATTTACATAATTATGGGCAAACAGCTTTAGAAGCTGAAAACTTTGCTGtttgtgaaaaatattcagCCCCAACAGCATGCTCTCTCCAGTCTGTCTGGCTTTGCAcctttgcaaaagaaagcacagacCTCACAAAGGTGCTTTAGCACGCCGGGGGAATCCCAGCCATCTGGTGCATTTCCACCTGCCCTTCCAGTGGCAGTTAGGTAACCAGAAAGGTGAAGGTGTGCCAAAAGCTGCCACGCTGCTGAAAGGTTTGCACGGCTGGTCCTTCTCTTGCTCTTAGTGAACCTGGCAAAACTGCTGGCAGCGTGAGCTAGAGAAATGTCGAATGAACTGAAAAATCCCTGCAAGActgctctctctgctgcagtgTTATCCTAGAAACTGCCACATTTTGGCCTCTCACCTTCTGGTAATCAGTTAGTGACACAGGAAAGCTTAGCTTTCCTTGGATGGAGAATAGCATTTGAACGCTATTTCCCATCTGTTAGTTTCAAGCATGGCAAAACTGAGGGCTTATTGAGTTACTGGGAGAGTCTTTCCTTCAGCCTACAAACCTTCCTTAGATTGCACAGAGCCCTTAAAAACAAGATGAAATGGGGTCTCTAAAGCAGCTTCAATAGTCGTGTTAACGCATATCAAATCCAGACTTAGGGAAGGGcctgccttcagctctgctcccttcAGCTGTAGCAAGAAAAGCAACTACACAAATAAGCTAGAAGGAAGGGAGTGATTGCTCATGCCAGATCAGTTATCCTAATGTTCCCAACCACTTCCAAAAGCTGCTCTTCTCCATTCCCATGTCTAACTgctccttctgtctctctcccaCACATAGCCTTGTAGCTTGTGCCATACTACTGCCACAAATGCCTGGAGAAGCCCCTCGATTTCGGTAAACCCACAGCAGGCAAACACTCAGTGAGACGTTTTGTTTCACCACGACGGCCATGGTACATTGCATCATTTCGTAATGCCAAAAACCAAATTACCAATGCCGGATACTCCTCTGTGCCACAGGAGCGGCAATCCCTAAACAGGACTATAACATGTGGACACCTCACAGCCCATTTCCTTCTGAAGCACTGTACCACTCCATCGTCATTTCCATTGGGCCAGAAAGTTTCATGCACACTTACCTGCTCTGGCCAAGGAGGGGATGGTACCCAGGGAGAGTGCCCTGTTGAGACGaccaggaagagaggaagacGACGTTCTGCGTGGAGATCTGAAGAGCTGTTGGTTTGTCAGCTGGAGAATACTGGGTGGTGTTGGGACAAAGAGAGACGtagcagaggaagggaagccAGTCCCAGTGCCACTGGGAAAGAGAGTAATCGAATCCCCAGAAAGGTACCTGCAAATGACATGCATGACAGACATTTAGCAATGAGTACACTCCAGTAATTCACTCTCTCAGTTGCACTTCTTGCATGAACTCCTGCTTTGTTATCAGGTTTGTACTAATTTTTCAGTGCAGGAGTGCAAGATGCAGAATGCTTAGGAGTTTACGGGAATGTTCCTACACCTTTGAAACTGGGGAAGGAAGCACTGCTCAACCTTACTTAAATGATTGTGCACCAAGCTGTCCCACAATACAGGGTGGAAAAATGGTGGAATAGTTTAGGAACTCAGGTGCAAATAGGCATAGTACCTTGGTTCTCTCCCTGGATAAGAAAATTACCCAGAGACGACCAGAATGCTTTACAAAGTGCAGATACACATAGGACCAACAATAGAGTACATCTTATGTTTGTTATGTGCACATGCAAACAACATGCTTAGAAATGTCATGACTGTGGGAAGCAAGTCGTTATCTACTAGTCTTTTTGTCTTTAGAAACCAGAAGCAACATCTTACCTCTGATGCCAGTatagagaaaagtatttttatgggTACCTAGATAAAGATTTAGGCACAAGAgctctgttttaaaactaaCGTTCAAACCTCTTtaatacatttgcttttgttataCTTCTGCGAGGTAAGGAAGACTCACTACTCTCACTTTACAGacaggaaagagaagcaaaaagaagcTAAGTGACTTGTTGAGGGTCACATAAAAATCCTATGATAGAACAGAGACACAAACCTGGCTTTTCCAATCCTAAATTGAGCCCTAAACCactaaattttcctttctctgcataTCATAACTAACCACAAATATGTACTAGCATAGCGATTCAGAGGGAACTGTGCTCCTTTAGTATACACTCCAAGAAGTGTCTTGCTTCTCATGCGTAAAAACCAATCTCTATTATAATGCCTGGAAAAAATTCAAATTGGCAATAATAATGGCAATTGTATTTCTAGGTCTGCGAGTTGTTTTCAATGGGTTCTTTCCAAGTGAAAGAGGAGAGCTGTAGAACAGCATGTCCAACTTGAGAACACAAGACAAGAGGTAACAGACAAAACATACTAAGGGTACCTGTACCAGTTAGCTTGATTTTTAAGTACTACAGACGTAAAATGTCTTCTGTTCCACTGGTAAAATAACTGTGTGAGAGGACTTTGTATTTTAAACGGTTTTTGCAGCTAGCACTGCCACAGTATTTCACACTCAATTACTACATGCAGATAAACTGTGCAATTAATTTCTGATACCCCCATTTCATCACCTACCTTTACAGtggtttaaaatttaaaaatcacccTAAGCTGAACAATCTGTCAAAAATTTACTCctatttttaccttctttctATTCCTCCTTGCACTCACATACTGATCTTAGCCTATGTGTACAGTTTAGTTGACTACATTGCATCAGAAATGAGGAGTCGGCTTTGGAGCCTCACTTGTGTCCTCATACCACCAAAATGAGCATTCTAAGAATGTTGCAATGTTGAAAGCATagtaattttgtattatttttaacaattgaataaaataaatgaaagaaagtcTAGAATATGAACAAGATCTCTCCAGGATCTCTTGTAAGATTTTTGTTTAGTTAGAAACAGGTAATACTCTTGTCAAGTAAGTCATGATGAAGTACTGAACAAAGTATGAagtgtatgtattttaaaatggaggTATCAGACTTTGCAGCATATAATCAAGCTGCAACATTTAGAGGTTTAATCTCACTTCTGATGAAAACACTGAGACAGATGAGAGCAGCAACATGGCTTTTCCTCTGTCAGAGGAAAGCCAGTAGTAAATCAGAGCGTGAAGGAATATACGTATCTCAGTCTTGCGCTGTGAGGTGATTTATGCATGTGCCATTCTCTCTTGGAGACTAAAGAGGTGATGCAGCAATATTATGCAGTGCTAGCACGTCCAGAAGAAGCAGTCTAGAGTTAAGATTACAATTTAAAGTATCTTATAAAACTACTTATCTGCTAGTACGAGGCAGACATCAACAATCCCGACCAGCTTAATCAGGCTGAACAACATCTGAGCCAACCAGCTTCCTGGTGCTTGCAAGCAGGACATGCCTTTAACAGTGGCAAGGAACTCGTCAGTCTTGCAGCGGAAACCGCCCAACCTCTTCAGGTTCCAGAGGACCTGGGAAGGGTGTCACGCTTCGCAAACGTGCAGAGTCCTTTAgtgcacatacatatacacattcGCCCCACCACACATACAGATGTAAATAGCAGATGTACGTGTCCATCTCAGCTTtgtaagagaaaatgaatgGGAAAGGAAATTATAAGTGCAGCTCAGGACTATGATGTGAATCATATCAGAAAGAGTGATACCTACCACTCACTGTGCCATGTCTGTGAAGGGCCAATTCAGAGCATCGCCTGTGAAGAACATGGctcttttttcctaactttGCACCTTTTGTATTTTTGGGCTAAAGGATCCAACTTTACACAGCTCCTTGctgtgctggaaaacagcttaTCTGGCTTATTTGGTTTGGGCAGTTTTTCACTTAATGGGCTGGAAGGTATTACAATTATTTATCACTCATAACCACAATCTCTTTCCTGGGATTTTAACTTTTTTGGATCGGACTTCCGTGGGCTCTGCTGCTCAACAGCCCCACTTCTTCTCAACCTCACCAAATTAGTGCAGTCAGATCCTCTGGGCAGCTGATGAATCATTTGCCTTGCACCATccagaaaaggaatttttctggTTAgcaaagaagagctgaagaattTTAAGCATAGCATATTAATGCCTTTGGATTGAATGGTGACCAAAGAATGGCTTAAATATTGATCCGCTCTGAACCAAGCAAATTCCTGCAACACGTGCAAAATCCTGTTCCTTTTCTATGCGCTCTTCTTTTTAGTGTTTGCCACTGTCATGTCAAGAGGGCTAGATGCTGCTAAAAAGCAGGGGAGCTGTCGTGGGAATGCGCTTcgtgcctgagaatggtcagCTGAACTAAAActtatttcagaagcagatgaaaaaagGTGAGGGGATCAAGAGGATCATACGGCAGGAAGCAGCCACATCACAGCCCTGGAATGGAGCAGTGCAGCTGTGCTTTGCTCTCCGACTACTGCATTGCTCCAAGCCATTTGTGATAATAGTGGGTCTGGTAACAGTGAAAAAGtaaccaaaaaaggaagaagaagggaggggacaaaaaaaaaaaaggctctggAGTCAGACAGTTTGTGGAAATAGTCAGGGCCCGGAAGCCGTTTATTTCAGAACTCGGTATTGTGAACATCAAAAATTGGGTATCTTAATTAGTGTTTACAATGATCACAGCATTACTAGACAGTTGGGCACAACTCTGCTACacagatacttttaaaataaataaatagaaggtTAAAGAAGAGTATTACATGGTATGGGACCGTACACTGTCCTGAAGAAACACCTCCTGCCAGCAGAGCCTCCCCTCCTCTGTCCCAAGACCTCTTATCCAAAGACAACACCACATGTGCGTGcctttttaattcacattttaacCAGAGATGCTGCATCACCCCTGGGATAGAGACATGGGAGAGCATGGGACAGGTCAGACTACAGGGCCATAGATGGACCTACTCCTACTATCAGATAATTCAGTACATGAAGAAAGAAGGTAACATGCCGTCACAGCCAGGCAGCTTGCTATATGCACCCAGCTTCATCTGCCTGGAGGCAGCCAGGGAACTGTGTGTCAGTCATGGGGTAAAATGTTTCCTCTGGACTTAAGGTCCCATCGTAATTTAGCTATGAGTTAATCCATGTATAACTGCACCATTTTCTCCAGGCAGcatgggtgctgctgcccagaCTGCAGAAGGAGCTCACTATTGCCTTACTGCTGGCTGCAAGATAAGCAAGCTTCTGCGAGCTGACATGCAGTCACTTGTCCGGTCTGCTGCACCACATCAGTCAGTGCCATAGCCTGTGCGTCCGGTCAAGCTGGCAGAATCAGGAGTAAAGAGCAATCCACTGAATATAAAACAGGtacagggagaggggagaataATGCTAAAAAAGGGCACAGGTCTCAGACACATTAAGATTTTGATACATGACTTGGAGAACTAGAAACTTTAGCCACCAAGACTAAGAATTCTTTTCTCCTACATGCTGCCCTGCTTTGGATTAAAAAGGAGGGTTGAGTTATAGCCAAAAATGTTCCagctgccaggtcctgcactaATACCTTCTAGAGTACAAACGGATATTTGGCAACAATTTTACCTTCCCTCCTAGCTGGTGGCACAAAGGGAGgtgcgtgtgtgtatatgcacatCCCACATCTACAAAAATCCAGACTTGCTGGCATGACAAAAACGTTCAGAGGACGTCTTCCCTGCCTGTGCACTTGATAGCTCTGGTCCCAAATGAGGCTTTACAGGGGATGACTCAAGGTATGCTTCAGGACTGAGTACTGCCCCTTTCAGATGAGAGCATCTGCTACGGCTCAAAGAGGCCCCAAGTGTACTTGCAGGTGACGGCACACCTGGAATGAACTGGAGGTTATATGTGACAGCACACAATTTCAACAGCATCTCTTTTAAAATCGAAGCAAAGCCATACACCACAGCTCCCTGCTTTCATGAGTGGAGTCAGTCTGGAGCAATCATCTGGCTattaattagattaatttttataagAGTATAAATAATTTGTCCACAATACATCAATACATACTTTCTATAGTATCTAAAAGCATGATTATTAGCTTCACATAATTTCAGCATACTCGAAAAATATTCataaagccaaaataaaacacCACTACACCATTTTTATATTCCCCTCTTGTCCTCATCCTTTGATACACCCAAGCTCAGTTCACTAGGGCATGCAAAGCACAGACGTAGGAAAGGAGGAgttaagagaaaggaaagaacgGGATATAAATATAGCATATTTAGAATTGTAAAGGGCCACAAAGGCGTCAGTTTGCATGCACAGTGAGGGCTTCAGGAAGACCAGaagtagcagcagcagagatgcttACTTGGTTGCTAGCTCTGGGTTCTCCCTCAACCCTCCGATAGTCTGCAGAGTTGCTCAGAAATTTAAGAGTGCAGCCCAAGTATCCTCTTATTCCCAGCCACACTCACTGGTGGCAAATGAAGGACAAAAGCACTGGCCTGGCAGACATACAGGCACTGCTGTCCCAAGCTGCAGCTGCATCAGTTCCATTGAAGCAGAGCACCATAGTGTTATCAAAAATCTCATCCAGGGAAAGGCACTTAATGAACCCACATCGGCCTCTTTATACACCCAACTCTGCTGGGCAGGGTACAAGATGCTTTTGAGTTGGCAGATGAGCCATGGCCGCTGTGAGAGCCAGAGTCAGCCACTGTGGGCTGGAGCGGATTTGATTTCAAGTGACACACAAACCCACTAACGATCCCTCACCACCTCAGCTCGATTCTGTAGCACCGTCCTCTGGTCCAGACACCAGCACATGGCCAGCGTGAAAAAGCAGCACCTGAAATTAGAGGCTTTTGGGCTAAAATCCTCTAATACTGTTGAATTAAGATGATTGCATGCTCTGGCCTGTGTGGCTGGGAGAATCCTCAGGCAACAAAGCTGCATCTGGCGACCACAAGTTACCACATGTTCCCCTGTGGCCTGAAGTAAGAGTCCAGCTAAGTGAAAACAAGAAGCTCAAAGCACTGATCCAGTGGCTCTGGATGATTTTTGTGTCAGCCATGTTAGTAAGTTTCCAGCCCTTCGTGAGCTATTATCCCCCTCAGCAGAAGGAAACGTATACCCATGCGTCATACAAAATAGCACTGCAGCTTCGTGAGGATGGTGGCACTGTGCTCAGATGTTGGACTTTCACCAAAATACCTGAGCTGGAAGCatacatttccttctgctggaCTTACTGTGGGGGAAGCACCCAGGCAGAGTTAGACAGCATATCTAACTGCTGAGCTATTTCCTAACCGAACCTCaagtaaaaaatgcaaagttggCAAAGCACCTTCCTTACAGAACCTACAGCACAGTGTTTAGAATAGTCTGTTTGGCATTGAAATCAGGTATTGCAGGAACAGTCTCAGTAAAGGCAGTGGTggtttaactattttttttttttccagaaacaatCAACAGTAAAATACTGCTAACTTATAACTGATCTTCTTCAGGCCTAATTGTCTGAGGAGACACAATTGGTACAGATCGAATGCCAGCAGTTTATAAATCAGAACATCTCTGGAAAAAacacctttctcctcctttcaaTCATCCTCTACCATTGGCAAAAGCATGTGAGACAAAGCGtgtgagaaaagcagaaagagaggagactGTCAGCATCAGAGTCTCTAGAAGACCAAAAATTCAATTGCTGCAAGTTTGGTTTTGAGGCtctgaggttttttgttgtttttagaagcagcagcacaggcacgCTGAGGCACCAAGAAGTGGGAAAATAAGCTGACACCTGAGCAAAGACAAAGGCTTCTTTGGCATTAAAATTGAACCACACTTCAATAtgtgttttgttattttgtttcacCTTTGAAATTTTTCCAATTATGAGTCCAAAAGTTCTTCAATTATAAGTTGTGGACAAAGCACCACAGAGACCAGAGCTTCAGTTGTACAGCTtggccataaaacaaagtagcTTTCTGATGTTCTGACATACAAAATTAGTGCAACTTGTAAATATACTTCATTTGTATTAATCTGCATAAAGTGAAGACAAATGGATTTCTTGCTTGCATGCCAATTGCAGTTAACATCTCCcagctgaaaagattttaaactgtttcagtATAGATTTGCACTTGCTATACAAACAgagctaaaatatttcttaacagTGTTATTCAGGCTTCACAGTGTAAACCCCTTCCCATAGTTCTACCAACTGCCTGTTCCTGATATCTAGTGTGcatcctccccatcccaccacagTACTGCACAGGAAAGAAGacaagagaataaaagaaaagatcagGCACAGGAAAACAACGTAACACTTAACAGCAAAACATCATACAAGGCACCAGACCCCAGGGGGCTCAAAGACAGGGCATgtttaaattgaaagaaaaaaataaaaaacctgctaaagagaagggaggaaaacagctgCTCAGAAGAGATAGGAGGCTGCATGAAATAGGACAAAGTGAAACTTAATACAGCCTTGACTTTCAGCTCCTGAAAGCAAAGCATCTGAAGAGGCGACAAGCATCTTTAGGGGCTGCCACTTAAGAGTTTCCTTGCTACTGGGCAAGAAAATTTGGacagattaattttattaagaaaaaaagggataTTGCCATTACAAATCAGGCATGACGTTACCACGACCATCCCCACACATTTTAACAGTTTGTCAGCTGCTCACACCCCTCCTCCTTCCAGTGGTCTCAAGATATCCTTCTAAGCATGAAATTCCTCCCGTCACTTGGACGTACttgacagcagagcagcaagagGAACTGCTCACCTCTGCCACACCAGGCGGTTGCAAATTCATGTGCTAGAAGCTAGCAGGAATTTTCAATCCAACTTCTATAGGTAAGTGCAGAAGATAATCACAGCTAAATAGAAACATCAGTCTTTTCCTACATTTAACTTTATAGGGAAAACTTGAAAGCACTGaagcaggaagaagggaggaagagaaaaaaaaatctagatgtCTTATTTCACTTAATGGACATAATAGCTAAGGTTTCCTGGGTCTTCTGTGCCGCCTGTTTAGAGAATGGCAGAGCTGGAACTGGATTTGGTTCCAGTGTCCATTTCATGAGGTGGCTTTGTCCGCCTCACTTTTAACAGCAGGTGGGCTGCAGAACAATGGTGTTGGAACGGCCGCTGCAGTGGGGAGTTTTGCAGGGGTGAAAACATTATAGCAATCACCACACTGAAAGGAAAGCTGAGCAGATAGTGATAGCACATCCATACACAAAACTGTGtgtccccctttttttcccctgacactTCCTCTCCTTTCACCAGCCTACTATCATCTGTCTTAACATCACTCCCTGCTCCAACAGGCTGACAGGTACAGAAAAAAGACTGGATTTTTAAGGAACGTTTCCTACCAAATCTCCTAacagagagcaggaaagagGCACCAGAGTGCTTTTGAAAGTGTAACCCAGAACTGAGGACCCTGCATactgctgctggctttttttcctcttttgattAAGTCACATGGCTTATTGTAgtatttactttgaaaaaattCTCTAAATTCAATAAAGTGTCCTAGTGGAAAATGGGACATAATGGTTATTATTTAGCATTTTGAAAGTCTGAGTCTGGAACAAGAAACAATCTGTGACTGTGAGCTGGAAGACAAATCTTTTGGGTCAGGACTGGTAAATGATGGGAACACGGAAGACTGGAACCAGACTTTGCAGATGCTGGATTCCTTTTGTGAACAAGTAAGTAAACAACCCTCAGAGCAGCATCATTCACAAGCACCAGAAGGGACAAAGGTGTTCCGTTTGCTTGGAGGTGGATATTGCAGTTATCTGAaggcaccagaaaaaaaaagttccaaagGAGAGCACGTATGGGAAGCGGGTCTGTGTGTCCCCTTCCCAGTTGTTAAGTTACAGGCACATGGTCCTCCAGCCAGGAGCTGTACCTTGCCATGACACACTCAACTTGGCTTATTGTTAACGAATCTCTACAGAGCTTTTGTTAgtgctgcctttctgctttcacaATGAATATCGGTCTGAAGAACAATATCTATGAAAAgctatgaaatatattttgtttcctttaaagaagTTTCTATCATTTCACCAGCATCTGCAGCATCCAGTGGTGTCTGAatctttcagcagcagatgcagATACTTCATAGTGAGAGCTCCATTCTGATTATTTTAGAGTTTATACATAGGAAGATCAAGACACCCAAGTAACTTGTATCAGACCATTAGTGTGGCGAGTTCCATTGCGCTAttctgaacagaagaaaatagcagATCTTCTGTAACAATGCTATTTCCTCTTGAAAGACCCAAATCCGGATGAGAAACTCAGTGGAGTGCCTTACAAAAAACAGGGCAGGGTAATCAGACTGCTTATCCTAAGAGGCCCCAACAAGTTAATCCTACAAAAACCCAAGCAGCTGAaagctccctcctccccacacagTAACATCCAGTCATCCCAGCTTTCAGCGGAGGACTGCCAGGCACTCAACTCGAAGTCACAACTTCCAGACccctttcttcagcagcattAGCACCAATGCCAGACTTCAAAAAAGAACCCCTCCAAGTAACACAAAAAATCAATCTCTATTGCCACGCGGTCCCACAGCAGAGGCTCCCGCCCATTCCTATAGCGCATCCTCCTAATCTGTGTTCTCAACGATAAGGAAAACGTTGACTGAATAAGTAGTGATGTACAATGAAAGGTGATCATATACCATAGCATGTGGTTGTTAGTCccatatttcttctctttctaagGCTACAGGAGTGGAAGAACATACGCATTTTTATCCAGTTGTGCTTTTACGCAGATGCTTCtcgggggtggtgggggtgggtgggtaAAAAACCCGAAGAAAACCGGCATAGAAAGCAACAGCCACTGGTAGATTTGAAAATTTAGCCTAAAACAGCTGAATGCTTTCAGATGCTCAATCAAGACACCCTGAGCTACATAACCTTTTAAAGCATCCTTTTCAATAAATTATTGAAGTTCCAGTCAAAAGCACTTAAGGACACCTCTCCATTTAAAGTAGGAGTCATAGGAGGACGGCAGAGCGAGAGAGCATGCAGTTAAGTGATGCTACACAGTGGAAGGCAAGAAGAACCAGGTTATGGACTATGTGTGGTCCCCTCCTCACATGCCTGTACACCATGCAGTGTTACTACAGCACATGTTACGAGGACTCGGAATCCAGAGGCAAGTTCCCATCAGTTCGAAATTAAAATGACCAGCACCATTAGAAAACTGAAGGCGGCCTGGGCCTCATGGAGGATCAAGGCAGAGGATTCCTCTGTGACTGGCTAAGGATGGACAGGAGAAGCCAGAATCTCTTTGGCTGGAGGAGCAGAATGGGGAGGAGGCTGCATTTatggagcagtttgtgaaggagctgctggaagaACTGGCTTTGGGGAAGTTGGATATTTGCACTGCTGACGTAGGATtcaggaggaagggagaatgGAGGCAGCAGGAGTAGCTTCCTTGGCTAGCACCAGCAGTGGAAATGCTCCAAGCAGCTAGCACAGTGGGAAgcaaggatggggaaaaaaaaaggaaggaaaaaaaaaaaatatataaaggaagaaaagatctTCACTGcttatctaattaaaaaaaaaagaaaaagaagaagggaaaataaaaagaggagagagaagcaccAGTCGCAAAGAGTtcacaaggcttttttttcctccttcccccagcgTCACTGCTCTGGCTCTGACCTTCGGGGCCGGTATCTCCGATGGCCCGTTGATTTCCGCGTAGCCACTGCTGCGGTGAAGCCCACCAAGCAGCACAAGGATGTCGTGCCAAATTTGGCTGTGTCTAGCCAGTTGGGTGTTTCCATCTTCAGGTACCTCTCAGCTAAATGCAGACTCATCACTACGAACCACAAGACTGAAGCAAACGCATCAATTCTCCGGAGCCTGCAATGccaaaaagaaacccaacaaGACACAAGGTAAGAGTTTAAACATCAATGAACGTCCTTGTTcctgaggaaggagagggaaggtcGGGAGGGTACACAGACTGAGCAGGTTATGTACTATCTCTTATCATTTGCAGCCCTTCCCACTGCTGTGATAAGTACCTGAATCGGTCAGTTCCGCTCTCCACCAGATTACAGAGCTGCACAGGGAGCTTTTCATTCACAGTAATTCAAACTTAAATTGAATGAACCACGGCACAGATCCAAAGCAAGCTCTGCTGTCTCCATCTGGCTAGCTGGCAACCCAAAGGATACCAGGGAGAACTGTGCCACCCAGTACCACATTTGCCATTCTGGCAAATGCTTACCCCCGGCTCACTGAGTCAAGACAGGGCAAAAGACCTCCAACATAACACAGTTTTCCTTTaagtgaaacagaagaaaagagcacACCCACCTGATCCGTCCAGCTAAGAACATGGCCAACAGGCAGGTGAACAGCCCAAGGACAGCGACTGCCATCTGGTGATTCTTCCCGTAAGCCCATGCGGCACTCAGGTTCTCCACCATCTGTTCTGGGAGCAAGCGGAGCAGCTCCCGCCAGCCTGCCACCGTCACAGAAGTGTCATTTTCCAAGTCTGCATGTGAGCTTGTGCCAGTCTTGTTCCAAACGGACGCTGAACCAGAGGAGACAGGAGCAGGGACTGCTGCACTGAGCGAGAAGGGGTCGCCTGACCCATACAAGGCCATCAGAACCAGGAACGCACAGCTGAGGAAGGCCAAGAACCGCAGAAATATCACCTGAGCTGGTGTGGTTatggaagcagaagaggaagatgaacataagttctgcagaggaagggagaaacaCCTTGTCAGAAGCTGAATGAACTGTAGTAAGGTTTTGAAATGGTGCTTTATGAAACACTTCCAG harbors:
- the TMEM201 gene encoding transmembrane protein 201 isoform X2 yields the protein MEHLNHVVSGATTFCDPTKPQQWVSSQILLCKKCNNHQTTKIKQLASFSPREEGKYDEEIEVYKHHLEQTYKLCRPCQAAVEYYIKHQNRQLRALLLSHHFKRRETDKTYTQNLCSSSSSASITTPAQVIFLRFLAFLSCAFLVLMALYGSGDPFSLSAAVPAPVSSGSASVWNKTGTSSHADLENDTSVTVAGWRELLRLLPEQMVENLSAAWAYGKNHQMAVAVLGLFTCLLAMFLAGRIRLRRIDAFASVLWFVVMSLHLAERYLKMETPNWLDTAKFGTTSLCCLVGFTAAVATRKSTGHRRYRPRRYLSGDSITLFPSGTGTGFPSSATSLFVPTPPSILQLTNQQLFRSPRRTSSSSLPGRLNRALSLGTIPSLARADSGYLFSGSRPASQSSQSKELPTSEHFSLLSGSCAPSRIPSPAPSVAGSVTSSSGSLRYRRPLISPARLNLKGQKLLLFPSQNEALLTPTSSEEHTHSDSNIFATELSSFPKKNLSERGMHDMRSAVEGGSICSDNSIKKEDHSSHSSTCVVDTTTKGEDLVGWRGHFGNSALRGLLAVSLTLNAIFTSAYVYRSLR